A stretch of the Sulfurimonas sp. HSL3-1 genome encodes the following:
- a CDS encoding globin → MNVFTEKGTAIHGFNQCGTRPFEGAGAAPRTVDPKIDFVYPEVTFPSDALYRAWGEDNIRDLVRYHHGLLRKTVLGEMFPDDDDAFAAATEKAADFFVEALGGAKAFSDAHGHPALRMRHLHLIVDEKARDIWLMMYRKAMAERAMPAEHAREFWEWIEALSIRMINRRTTVTPITRYPYEPLAGRKAAE, encoded by the coding sequence ATGAACGTCTTTACAGAAAAAGGGACGGCGATCCACGGCTTCAACCAGTGCGGGACCCGGCCGTTTGAAGGGGCCGGTGCCGCCCCGCGCACGGTCGATCCGAAGATCGACTTCGTCTATCCCGAGGTCACCTTCCCCTCCGACGCGCTCTACCGCGCCTGGGGTGAAGATAACATCCGCGACCTCGTCCGATACCACCACGGCCTGCTGCGCAAGACCGTGCTGGGCGAGATGTTCCCCGATGATGACGACGCCTTTGCCGCCGCTACCGAAAAGGCCGCCGACTTCTTCGTCGAGGCCCTCGGCGGAGCGAAGGCCTTCAGCGATGCCCACGGCCACCCTGCGCTGCGGATGCGCCACCTGCACCTCATCGTTGACGAGAAAGCCCGCGACATCTGGCTGATGATGTACCGCAAAGCGATGGCGGAGCGCGCCATGCCCGCCGAACACGCCCGGGAGTTCTGGGAGTGGATCGAAGCCCTCTCCATCCGCATGATCAACCGCCGCACGACGGTCACCCCCATCACGCGCTACCCCTATGAACCCCTCGCGGGCCGCAAGGCGGCGGAGTAG
- a CDS encoding HAMP domain-containing sensor histidine kinase, translating into MKASERESFFKSLALYFVTIEILIGFLLYHNYREDVGSLKQQLFLEMKNYNFNFEGEKFALDFVPKQTEAPLLELREDGQTLYALFPLPANQRYLLKIYYPKADFKTQTGALLGRYLLFMLLLSAVVGAMAFGFARYTLRPLRSALALTDRFIKDIIHDLNTPVSAILINTSMLNREDKAVRRIEKSAKLIGMLYRNLQEYQGGLPQQRDTFRLDSLVAERLAFFQDLYPALTFRTALAPTTMRANPDALTRIVDNLLSNACKYNVKEGEVSLALSERTFSITNTAAAPIRSPRNLFDRFYKESERGIGIGLHIVKKLCDEERIAIAVTQRENRVTFTCTLPAGQTER; encoded by the coding sequence TTGAAAGCCTCTGAGAGAGAATCCTTCTTCAAGAGCCTCGCACTCTACTTCGTCACCATCGAGATCCTGATCGGTTTCCTGCTCTATCACAACTACCGCGAGGATGTCGGCAGCCTCAAACAGCAGCTATTTCTGGAGATGAAGAACTACAATTTCAATTTCGAGGGCGAAAAATTTGCCCTCGATTTCGTGCCCAAACAGACGGAAGCGCCCCTGCTGGAGCTGCGCGAGGACGGCCAGACGCTCTACGCTCTCTTCCCCCTCCCGGCCAATCAGCGCTACCTGCTCAAGATCTACTATCCCAAAGCGGACTTCAAGACCCAGACCGGCGCGCTTCTGGGCCGCTACCTGCTCTTTATGCTGCTGCTCTCGGCCGTCGTCGGGGCGATGGCCTTCGGGTTCGCCCGCTACACCCTCCGCCCGCTGCGCAGCGCCCTGGCCCTGACCGACCGTTTCATCAAGGACATCATCCACGACCTCAATACCCCCGTCAGCGCTATTCTCATTAACACTTCGATGCTCAACCGGGAGGACAAAGCCGTCCGGCGCATCGAAAAGAGCGCCAAGCTGATCGGCATGCTCTACCGCAACCTCCAGGAGTACCAGGGCGGCCTGCCGCAGCAGCGCGACACTTTTCGGCTCGACAGCCTCGTGGCGGAGCGGCTGGCCTTTTTCCAAGATCTCTACCCCGCGCTCACCTTCCGCACCGCACTCGCACCGACGACGATGCGCGCCAATCCCGACGCCCTGACCCGGATCGTCGACAACCTCCTCTCCAACGCCTGCAAATACAACGTCAAGGAGGGCGAGGTCTCGCTGGCGCTCTCGGAGCGCACCTTCAGCATCACCAATACCGCCGCGGCGCCCATCCGTTCGCCCCGCAACCTTTTCGACCGTTTCTACAAGGAGAGCGAACGCGGCATCGGCATCGGCCTGCACATCGTCAAAAAACTCTGCGACGAGGAGCGGATCGCCATTGCCGTTACCCAGCGTGAAAACCGCGTCACTTTCACCTGCACGCTTCCCGCCGGACAAACCGAACGTTAG
- a CDS encoding response regulator transcription factor: protein MARILLLEDDPVLGESLQDLLTRNGFETAWVTDGEAAADAAFETPFDLYLFDINVPLLSGFDLLSALRDAEDRTPAIFISALRDIDSMTKGFAAGAEDYLKKPFDIDELLLRIKARTHQLERQLRYGEIIFNPADGRVSKHNRSVDLGEIRTAIFRLLITNVGQTIDKSELLELLEQPTDQALRFHISRLKQQLGIDITNVRGVGYRLESL, encoded by the coding sequence ATGGCGCGGATTCTGCTGCTCGAAGACGATCCGGTACTGGGCGAATCCCTGCAGGATCTGCTCACGCGCAACGGCTTTGAGACCGCCTGGGTGACCGACGGGGAAGCGGCCGCCGACGCGGCCTTCGAGACGCCCTTCGACCTCTACCTCTTCGACATCAACGTCCCGCTGCTGAGCGGCTTTGACCTGCTGAGCGCCCTGCGCGACGCCGAGGACCGCACCCCGGCTATTTTCATCTCTGCCCTGCGGGACATCGACTCGATGACCAAGGGGTTCGCCGCGGGCGCGGAGGATTACCTCAAAAAGCCCTTCGACATCGACGAACTCCTGCTGCGTATCAAAGCGCGCACCCACCAGCTCGAACGGCAGCTCCGCTACGGGGAGATCATCTTCAACCCGGCCGACGGGCGGGTCAGCAAACACAACCGCAGCGTCGACCTCGGGGAGATCCGGACGGCGATCTTCCGCCTGCTCATCACCAATGTCGGCCAGACCATCGACAAGAGCGAACTGCTGGAACTGCTGGAGCAGCCCACCGACCAGGCGCTGCGTTTTCATATCAGCCGCCTCAAGCAGCAGCTCGGCATCGACATCACCAACGTCCGCGGCGTGGGGTACCGTCTTGAAAGCCTCTGA
- a CDS encoding cytochrome c, whose product MDFIGMFPLFYFPDIGSAWLMGITGTIHILASHTSVGAAILFAFLSHKAYKENRTDLYVYMKKYGMFLLIFSYVVGSITGPGIWYTATAASPRGISALIHNFVWVWATEWVFFIVEVIGVFALVYFIDKIDRKTHLKLTYMFALASLGTLFLIIGIISFMMWPGTEAFFLTGSASDAFFGVNTFPHMFLRIGFMVLMSAVVGFVITSSMDDKSLAKELTRKLAVIGMIGGFATMVGFMWYINTMPETAHILLGIYLPNILTTRIVIIVVFTLYLLLAFALPRTINRPFAVTMLVVVGLIGLWPGEKLRESMRKPYVAGQYVYSNQIIARDVPGKGIKSEVETVAQHGLLKVNPWIPDRLRTITPENQLEAGELLTKLACSNCHSLEKVGLYRPLIAKFIGQDAVMIESFLKDVLAKGAIPYMPTIKLPDDETKAIAAWIATQVN is encoded by the coding sequence ATGGATTTTATTGGCATGTTTCCGCTTTTCTATTTCCCCGACATCGGCTCCGCCTGGTTGATGGGGATCACCGGTACCATTCATATTCTGGCGTCGCACACCTCCGTGGGTGCGGCGATTCTTTTTGCTTTTCTTTCGCACAAGGCGTATAAAGAGAACCGCACGGATCTCTACGTCTACATGAAAAAGTACGGCATGTTCTTGCTGATTTTTTCGTATGTCGTCGGCTCCATCACGGGTCCGGGCATCTGGTACACCGCAACCGCAGCCAGCCCGAGGGGGATCAGCGCGCTGATCCACAACTTCGTCTGGGTCTGGGCCACGGAGTGGGTCTTTTTCATCGTCGAGGTCATCGGGGTCTTCGCCCTGGTCTACTTTATTGACAAAATCGACCGCAAAACCCACCTGAAACTGACCTATATGTTCGCGCTCGCCTCGCTGGGGACCCTCTTCCTGATCATCGGGATTATCAGCTTTATGATGTGGCCCGGTACGGAAGCGTTCTTTCTGACCGGATCGGCGAGTGACGCCTTCTTCGGGGTCAACACCTTCCCGCACATGTTCCTGCGGATCGGCTTTATGGTTCTGATGTCGGCGGTGGTCGGCTTCGTTATCACCAGTAGCATGGACGACAAGTCCCTGGCCAAAGAGCTGACGCGCAAACTCGCCGTCATCGGGATGATCGGCGGCTTTGCCACCATGGTCGGCTTTATGTGGTATATCAACACCATGCCCGAAACCGCCCACATCCTGCTGGGGATCTACTTGCCGAATATCCTGACGACACGGATCGTCATCATCGTGGTCTTCACCCTCTACCTTCTTCTCGCCTTTGCCTTACCGCGGACGATCAACCGCCCCTTCGCCGTCACTATGCTCGTAGTCGTCGGCCTGATCGGGCTGTGGCCGGGTGAAAAGCTGCGTGAAAGCATGCGTAAGCCCTACGTTGCCGGCCAGTACGTCTACAGTAACCAGATCATCGCCCGCGATGTTCCCGGCAAAGGGATCAAAAGCGAGGTGGAGACGGTGGCGCAGCACGGGCTGCTGAAAGTCAATCCGTGGATCCCCGACCGGCTGCGGACCATCACACCGGAGAATCAGCTCGAGGCGGGGGAACTGCTGACCAAGCTCGCCTGCTCAAACTGCCATTCACTGGAGAAAGTGGGCCTCTACCGTCCGCTGATCGCGAAATTCATAGGACAGGATGCCGTGATGATCGAAAGCTTCCTGAAAGACGTTTTGGCAAAGGGGGCGATCCCCTACATGCCGACCATCAAACTGCCCGACGACGAGACCAAGGCGATCGCCGCCTGGATCGCGACACAGGTTAATTAA
- a CDS encoding energy transducer TonB yields MHSFAPSVISNMIHENDRHHRLQAMGASLLMHAALVGAFFYAPHPSTPLLTAERQTVAISLADYAPRAAAAAAVPEAKPLPATPAVRPKPPVKTATAPAHETVKAAPKNTPVPLPKTPEIKTPDDAALSEAFASLPSPPVAPASHAETSPHTPDNASSATPLAHNNKKADPIGPDATVLGQIRAMIESAITYPAAARRLRLEGVVTLSFKLASNGTVAAAEILRSSGSTILDRKALQTLWDLSGDFPSLESLTHLTIPITFSLSHS; encoded by the coding sequence ATGCACTCTTTTGCGCCAAGCGTTATATCAAATATGATACATGAAAATGACCGCCATCACCGCCTGCAGGCGATGGGTGCGTCCCTGCTGATGCACGCCGCCCTGGTGGGCGCGTTCTTCTACGCACCGCACCCCTCGACGCCCCTCCTCACGGCCGAGCGGCAGACAGTGGCAATCTCCCTGGCCGACTATGCACCGCGTGCCGCAGCAGCGGCCGCCGTGCCGGAAGCAAAGCCCCTCCCTGCCACACCGGCTGTACGTCCCAAACCGCCGGTGAAGACGGCAACGGCGCCGGCACATGAAACCGTCAAGGCCGCGCCAAAGAACACCCCCGTTCCTCTCCCCAAAACCCCTGAGATAAAGACACCCGACGATGCGGCTTTATCTGAGGCGTTTGCCTCTCTTCCGTCCCCGCCCGTGGCCCCGGCCTCACACGCGGAAACTTCTCCTCACACACCAGACAATGCGTCAAGCGCGACACCGCTTGCACACAACAACAAAAAAGCTGACCCAATCGGGCCGGACGCAACGGTGCTGGGACAGATACGTGCCATGATCGAATCCGCCATCACCTACCCCGCCGCCGCAAGAAGGCTGCGGCTCGAGGGGGTGGTAACGCTTTCGTTCAAACTTGCTTCCAACGGTACGGTCGCTGCTGCGGAAATCTTACGCAGCAGCGGCAGTACGATTCTGGACCGTAAAGCGTTGCAAACGCTATGGGATCTCAGCGGCGATTTTCCCTCTCTTGAATCGCTGACCCATCTGACGATCCCGATTACCTTCTCACTTTCACACTCTTAG
- a CDS encoding cation diffusion facilitator family transporter, which yields MSGHHHSHDISGTKLLIAVALNILITIAQVAGGLIAGSLALLSDALHNFSDVMALLISWFAHRISHKEADSSRTFGYKRAEIVAALFNASVLAGIGVYLVYASVMRLLYPEPVLSSWLIWMGLLGIVVNGGSIFLLESDARGNMNIRAAYLHLLGDVLTSVAVVLGGVAIALWDIYWIDPLISIIIAVYLIAASAGLIKESTGVLMQFAPADVELDAVADTVCGDPAIAGIHHVHLWRLSDHAVHFEAHLDFAEDLPLSRVTQTVEALEKRLRERFGITHTTFQCEYGRDDDKRRIR from the coding sequence ATGAGCGGCCACCACCACTCCCACGATATCAGCGGCACGAAGCTGCTCATCGCCGTCGCCCTCAATATCCTCATCACAATCGCCCAGGTGGCGGGAGGGCTTATTGCCGGTTCCCTGGCCCTGCTCAGCGACGCCCTGCACAACTTCAGCGACGTCATGGCCCTGCTGATCAGCTGGTTCGCCCACCGCATCTCCCACAAAGAGGCCGACAGCAGCAGGACCTTCGGCTACAAGCGGGCCGAGATCGTGGCCGCGCTCTTTAACGCCTCGGTGCTTGCGGGCATCGGTGTCTACCTCGTCTATGCCTCCGTCATGCGGCTGCTCTACCCCGAACCCGTCCTCTCCTCCTGGCTAATCTGGATGGGGCTGCTGGGCATCGTCGTCAACGGCGGCAGCATCTTCCTGCTCGAATCCGACGCCCGGGGCAATATGAACATCCGCGCCGCCTACCTGCACCTGCTCGGCGACGTGCTCACCTCCGTCGCCGTCGTGCTGGGCGGCGTGGCCATCGCTCTGTGGGATATCTATTGGATCGACCCGCTCATCTCCATCATCATCGCCGTCTACCTCATTGCCGCCTCCGCGGGGCTCATCAAGGAGAGCACGGGGGTGCTGATGCAGTTCGCCCCTGCCGACGTCGAGCTCGATGCCGTCGCCGACACCGTCTGCGGCGATCCCGCCATCGCCGGCATCCACCATGTCCACCTTTGGCGCCTCAGCGACCATGCCGTCCACTTCGAAGCCCACCTGGATTTCGCCGAGGATCTTCCCCTCTCCCGGGTAACGCAAACGGTCGAAGCCCTGGAAAAGCGCCTGCGGGAGCGCTTCGGGATCACCCACACGACCTTCCAGTGCGAATACGGCCGCGACGACGACAAGCGGCGAATCCGCTGA
- a CDS encoding TOBE domain-containing protein yields MQIDGRFWLRKDGRNFLGNGRIELLEKIAQTGSIHAAAKAMKMSYKAAWERVNAMNDIADRPIIEKTTGGRGGGGTVLTAHAYELIATYKRFAELHREFINRFAEAGDDPERLARILSRTFLTTSARNQLTCRVGTITPHGLRSELRLQLPGGDTLYSVITSTSVRNMGLEEGGDAYAIIKSSDVAISVTPPEASDDINVLKGKITSLQRSSENAEITLQLEGGSKLIGVTDLDASEALETAMEAYATVAKNHIIIGA; encoded by the coding sequence ATGCAAATAGACGGACGCTTCTGGCTGAGAAAGGACGGCAGGAATTTCCTGGGCAACGGGCGCATCGAGCTGCTCGAGAAGATCGCCCAGACCGGCTCCATCCACGCCGCGGCGAAGGCGATGAAGATGAGCTACAAGGCCGCCTGGGAACGGGTCAACGCCATGAACGACATCGCTGACCGCCCCATCATCGAAAAAACGACCGGCGGCCGCGGCGGCGGGGGGACGGTCCTGACCGCCCACGCCTACGAGCTCATTGCCACCTACAAGCGCTTCGCGGAGCTGCACCGCGAATTCATCAACCGCTTCGCCGAAGCAGGGGACGACCCCGAGCGGCTCGCACGCATCCTCTCGCGCACCTTCCTCACAACGAGTGCGCGCAACCAGCTTACCTGCCGCGTCGGCACCATCACGCCCCACGGGCTGCGTTCCGAACTCCGGTTGCAGCTTCCCGGCGGCGATACCCTCTATTCCGTCATCACCTCGACGTCAGTACGCAATATGGGGCTCGAAGAGGGGGGCGACGCCTACGCCATCATCAAATCCAGCGACGTCGCCATCAGCGTGACGCCACCGGAGGCCTCCGACGACATCAATGTCCTGAAAGGCAAGATCACCTCCCTGCAGCGCAGCAGCGAAAATGCGGAGATCACCCTCCAGCTCGAAGGGGGCTCCAAACTGATCGGCGTGACGGACCTCGACGCCAGCGAGGCCCTGGAAACGGCAATGGAGGCCTACGCCACCGTCGCAAAGAACCACATCATCATCGGGGCCTGA